Part of the Fusibacter sp. A1 genome is shown below.
GAAGGATACATCATCGGAGCGATATAGTCAACCACATTGGTGACAGATTCCCAGTGCTGTCCGATGCCGACATCATTGATCGAAGTAGCCGCCCAACCGAAAACATCGGCTGTTATGTAGACTTCTTTCTTCGATAGACGCTCATAGGCGTAGGACAAGAATTTATGTATCGCTTCGGTTTTCGATTCGTCAAGATCGTTCTGAAAATCAAGATTCTTATCTAATTTCGCGCCCGTCGCAGGGAATCTGACGTAGTCGAACTGAATTTCATCGAAGCCTACATCCGCAGCTTCTTCGCAAATTCCGATCACATACTCCCACAAGTCCCTGTCGTATGCGGTTGACCACGAAATCTTGTCCCTGTCCGAATATAGCGCCCCGCTGTTCAGGTAGTGAAGCGCCCTATCAGGATAAGTCCTCGCATATTGTGGCGACTTGAAGGTTACAATACGGGCAATCAGGTAGATGTCATTTTCCTTAAGCTTTTGAATAAAAGGCGCAATCTCTTTGATCGCGATCTTGTCATTCATCTGCGGTAAATATTTCTCAGCGGATTCTGAATGGAACAGCAGGTATCCGTCGTCGTTTTTAACATCGATGACAAACGCGTTGATTTCAGTTTCATTGGCCAGTTTGATCAGATCATCAAGTCTTCCGTTGTCGTTTCGAGCGGTTGCTTGAGTCAGATACACCGCTTTTACTTCAACCGGTGGATTCTTCTCATATGTTGTCTTTTCAAAAGCGGAATAGTCTACCCCGTCGTAACTCATCTTGATCTGTTCCTGCCTGGTCTTGAAGAGTCGAGCGGCGTTTACGAATCCTTCAACCGCTTCCCCGTCAATTGCTTCTATTTGATAGGCTACGACTTCACCGGCTTCATTCAAGATACTTCCCTTCACCCAAACCGAAGTCTGGTGATCCAGCACCATACCAGACTCGACCGTCATCGCCTCATCCGAGTAAACATAAGTCAAATCCTTTGAGTAGTAAGTCTTTTCGGCGATTTCCAAGAGCTTCGCCGCTTTTTCCTCTTCTAGTCTTTTTGCTTCCTCAGCCAGTCTTTTTTCTTCGGCAGCAGCAGCCTCTTCGGCTTCCTTTTTAAGTCTTTCTTCTTCAAGACGTGCAGCTTCAGCTTCAGCGGACTTGTCCTGATCACTTTGAGTCACTTGCTGGCTCTCGTCGGTTTGACCTGATGCCCCTTCAGCCGCAACGTTTGTCGCGCACCCAGTAAGCAGAAGGACCGATATCATCATCACAATCATTAATTTTTTCATAAATTCCTCATATCATCCAATTTAGCTAAGTTCATTTAAAAGTGCCTCGCCAGCGAAGCGAAGCACTATTCTTTACATAAACGTATACGTTCCTGCAAGTAGATAATTCTCAGGAATACTATATTTGTTTTCTACTGATTCAAAATGCCATTTGCCTGGATACCCTTCGCCGTGCATCGCCACTTCGAAGTAAAGCATCGCGATACCCGCTTCTAAAAGTGCCATCCTGTCATCTTCAAAGCCGTCCTCTCTAGAAATAGCTAGGACAAATTGGTCGCGGTCGATAATAAAGCGCCACGGTTGTCTGTTCACAGAAGATGGTGCAAGACGCATATAGAAGAATACCGACGCATATCCGAGTTCTTCCAATTTTTCGACTGTGGCATTCTCACCCCAGGTCTTCATGTAGACGATATCTTCAATCGACATGCGACCGCTGACTGGATTGTTCAGGTACTCCGAATCAATATGCGGATACCCCAGTTGCTTTAGCGCCGATAAACCTGAATCCGCGTTTCCATAGATGTTTCCTATGCGGCTTTCATGTTTCGCATAACCGATTGCAATGATTCCAACCGCTTGTTCTCCCGATGGTAATTCTATGTATTCACCGATCATGTCCTCTGCGTTATTAGCACTTACCCAGCAAGTGGCGATTTCTTCTTTAGTCAGGTTCAGAACCAGCCATTCCCCTGCGTAGCCGCAAGCCTTCAAATTGTGCACCGATTCATTTGAACTAATCACAATATAATGAGGTGCTTGAATCATCACTCCATGATAGCCGGCATGTCCATCCATCGAAGAATAGAACTTTTGCCCCTCTTTTACAAATGTCATCTTAACGTTGACACCCTCCACTACCTGTGGGATTTCTTTTAGCAAGGAGTTGAGCGTATCAACATCTTTTGTCTCTAATGCTTTTTCTTTATACTCTCTAACCGAACGTCTTTTTTCAATTACCTTTAACATTTTCATTATATTAGTCCCCTTTCAACCGAATTCGTACCACTTTAAGTATAGCCTAATCGCACGCTAAATTCAGCAACAAATCATCAACAAAAGAGAAAATATTAATGTTTGCATGAGCCATATTCACTTTGGGTATACAGTAGTTAACAAAAGTCACAGACTAAGGAGCTCACTATGAAACTATTCTTCCACGGCGCAGCTGGTTGTGTCACCGGCTCAAACTACAGACTGGTCACAGAAAAGCAGACATTGGTTATCGATTGCGGTTTATTTCAAGGCAGCGTAACCGAAGAAAAACTCAATTACAACCCCTTTGATTACGACCCCGCCACCATCGACAACATGATTCTGACCCACGCCCATATCGACCACTCCGGCCGAATACCAAAGCTTGTAAAAGACGGATTTCACGGAAAAATCTACTGCTCCAAAGGCACCAAGGATCTCGCGGAGATACTCCTGCTGGACGCAGCAAAGATTCAAGAAGCCGACACGGAATGGGAAAACAAAAAAAGAAAACGCGCAGGCCTTGAACCTGTCGAACCGCTCTATCATACCGACGACGCCTACAACGCCCTCTCCTATTTTTACCCGATACCCGAAGGAGAACCCGTCACCATCGATGGCGGCTTAACTTTGGAGCTGACACCGACAGGACATCTTCTGGGTGCTTGCTCTGCCACCTTGACCGTCGAAGGAAAGAGAATCACCTTTTCAGGTGATCTGGGAACTGCCAATCCGATTCTGCTACCGGCACCAAAATCGATGCCGCCCACAGACATCGCAATATGTGAAACAACTTACGGCAACAGGATCCACCCACCAAGCGAAAAAAGGATCGCAGATCTGATAGAAGCGCTGACTGATACGCTCTCCCATGGCGGAACAGCGATCATCCCAGCATTTTCAGTAGGTCGAACCCAGCAAATTCTATATGATATCTATTCGCACATGAAAAACAATCCGAATTCGGAGATTGCCAAGTATCCGATTTATGTGGACAGTCCGCTTGCGATCGATGCCACTCAAATCTATTTGCATCATATGGATGAACTAAAAAAAGAAGTGAAGCTTAATTTAATGAAAAACCAATCGCCCTTCGCACCCGATAATCTGACCATTGTCCACGACATGAAAAAATCGATGGCGCTAAACAGCGATGTCACACCCAAACTCATCATTTCCGCCAGTGGCATGTGTGATGCCGGAAGAATTAGACACCACTTGAAGCATTACCTTTGGAAACCTAATACGGCCATCATATTTGTCGGGTACCAGGCCGAAGGTTCTGTAGGCAGGGCCATACTCGAGGGAGAACCTCAGATTGATCTGCTTGATGAGGTAGTCGCCATAAAGGCGAGAATCTACAAGTTGAGTGGTTATTCGGGTCATGGCGACCAGACCGACCTGATCAATTGGTTGAAGTCCACGCCTAAACTTGAGCACATCATTCTCACCCACGGCGAGACCGATGCGATCGAAGCGATGAGAGAACTGGTCTCACCGTTCGCAGAGCGAATCGACACCCCGCAAATCGGCGATGAAGTCGAACTTACATGAAAACAAAAACAAAAAAAATCGCGAAAGCGATTTTTTTATTTGCCTATTCAGCAGAAAGATACTCATTCAGAATCCTTCACCTTGACTGAAGTCCATGACGACATCTAAAATTTTTAGAACGGTATTTTCGTTAAACGGCTTAATGATATAGTGTTTAGCCCCACACTCGAGCGCTTCAAAGACCTGGTTCTTTTCATCAATCGCGCTGATCATGATAATCTTCGCATCGTGATATTTGTTTACGATATTCTTCACTGCTTCTATACCCGACATGATCGGCATGGAAATATCCATCGTCACCATATCAGGTTGCGATTTTGCATATAGCTCCACCGCTTCCACACCGTTTTTAGCTTCTTCAACCACGTCATGTCCAGCGCCAATTAAAATTCTTTTAAGCGTTTTTCTGATTACAGCTGAATCGTCAGCAATTAATATTCTGGCCATTTGTTTCCCCCTAATGTCTAGTAATTTATACCGATCAATTTGATATGAGTGCTTACTGATCCACATTCCGACTGCTTCACAGGTAAGTCTGAGATCACGCGCGCCCCGTCGATGGCTTGAATCAAAAGCGGGGTTCCCAATTTCACCTGATTTTGTTCATTGAAGTATTTTAACGACTGTCCCATCACGATATTGATGAGTTCTGAAACGCTTGCTTTGAGCAAAACCTCTTTTTCACTTTCTGGTATGGGTTCATAGAGGATTCTGTCCATAATCCTTACCGCCATTTCCTCACTTATGCTCAAGATTGCTACCCGAATAGCGTCGCTCCATGTAATCAGCAGGACATTATACTGATTGAGAATCAATTCTGTTGTTTCTTTATAGGCACCGAGCGTAAATTTCTCACACCCGAACTCATCTCTAATTATTTGACTCGCCTGCTCGGTCAACAAACTGAAGCAGTCGTGACCGCCGGATGCCGCATTTTGGCCCTCAACCTTTAAAATCGCATCATGGGCATCATGATAAAAATCTATTCTCTGGTCAGTACCTGCAATATCGATATCCGAAAAATCGAGTTCATGGAATTTCACCATTTGGGCATCCGCCGGTCTATGATTGAACCGTTTGACCAATTGCATATCACTTCGAAATCGTTTTGAACTGGAAAATGCCACATATGAAGCATCACAGTAATTTTCGACCCGTAACATAACTGGCATACTTGCCTCCCAAATCATTTTCTGCCTGATACTATGGTAATTATTATACCTCATTTAAACAATTTATAACACGTTTTTCCATTTTAATCAAAAAAACAGACGAAGCGAGCTTCGTCTGTTCAAGGTTAATTTATTTTTGCTTGTTTAAGAATCCGGATACTCTCTTATAGACCAAAAGTGTGACAACAGATACGATTGAACCCTTTATTAGGTTGAACGGCGCTATCGCAAAGATGAGGAATGTCAGCTTGTTTGTAACCAGTGGATTCATGAAGTTTGTAGCATCTACGACCATCTCCATCGTAAAGCCCATCATCGCAGCATAAAAAGGTAGAAGAATGAAGTAATTCGCCAAGACGCCAATGACTACCATCGAAATCACACCCGTGATCAGACCCATAATCGCACCTTTTTTATTTTTTTGCTTTGCGTAGACAAGCGCGGCAGGATAGACAAACGCACTACCTACTATGAAGTTTGCCAGCTCTCCGACTCCAGAAGTCTGAGACAGAGGAAGGTGTAACAGATTCTTGATAAGCTGTATCACCACACCTGCAATCGGACCAAGGGCGAACCCTCCGATCACTGCGACAATGTCACTGAAATCGAATTTTAGAAACGATGAAAAGACAGGTGGCGTCTCTAGAAACATCACTACAAAAGCGATGGCACTGAGAATTGCGATTTTTACCAGTTTGTTAAGATTTACATTCCTATTCATTGTTAACCCTCCAAAGATTATCTAATAATTGCGATATAACAATTCTCGGGACAAAAAAACCCTGATTCATCAGAATCAGGGCGTGGTCTTATCACTTAATTAAAGTTCTTCTCCCATCCAGACTATAACTGTCGGCTCTGGAATCTAACCAGATCAACCTTTCGGCTCGCGGGCTTTACCGCCGGTGGGGACTCGCACCCCGCCCTGAAGAAATTGCTATGCTATTGACATCAGATTAACAATGTTTGAGCGCTTTGTCAACAGGAGAATTATTAGATCAGTGCTTGAATCGCCTCAAGCGCCTTATCATAATCAGGATGATTAGTCACTTCATTTACATATTCAACATATTTGATCGTGTTGTCCCTATCCACGACAACCACACCGCGTGACAGCAATTTGAACTCTTCGATCATGAATCCATACTTTGAACCGAAATCACGGTTCTGGTAATCGGATACCACATCGATGTTCTCCACACCTTCAGCAGCGCAGAAACGCTTTTGTGCGAATGGCAGGTCGACTGTGATCGTCACGATTTGAACATCTTCCTTCAACTTACCCGCTTCCTCATTGAAGCGCTGAGTTTGAAGTGAGCAAACGCCCGTATCAATTGATGGCGCGACGCTGATCACCTTTACTTTATTATCTGTTTTAGAGTAAAAGTCAAAAGGAGATAAGTCTTGAGCCGTCGCTGTGAAGTTAGGAGCCTTTTGTCCAACCGCAGCCGCTTGTTTCACTGTAACAGTATTGCCGCCAAAAGTAATATTCATCATAATTCATTTCCTCCGCTTGGTTTATTAGTTAGGTTGATTCTTAATTGATAATGATTCTCTATGAGAATATAATACCTTTTTCTAAAGGGAATAGCAAGAGCAAATATAATAAATTATTGTAACGAAGTGGCTTCTAACGAAAAGCGCCGTGTAGGAAGGTCTACACGGCGTACATTTGAAATAGTACAGATTATGCCTGAAGCAGCATCTCACGTTTGATCGATTTTGCAAGCACCACGATAACTACAAACGAGATTAAGGCTTCAACACCCATGTATCCACCGTTGTATGTCATGGAGTAAATCCACGGATTTATACCTTCTGGAGCGTATTCTGCGAAGAAGACGGCACCAGAAACGACGTGTGCTGCAAATCTTGCGACCATCGCCAAGATGATTCCTGAAAAAGCTCCTGTGATCTTCACTTCTTTGGAAGTAGCAAACAGACCAGCTAGTCCAAGAACAGCAAAAGCTATCGGATAATCAAGCAGTGCTTGCACAGGAGTCGCTATATAACCACCCAAGGCGAGTTGAAGCAGACCGAACACTCCACCTGCCAAGAATCCAGGGCCGATACCCCAACGAAATGCGAAAATCAGAATAGGTATCATACTACCTGCTGTAACCGAACCACCTTGCGGCATCTCAAACACCTTCACAAGGTTTAGCACATAGGCAAGTCCAATCATGATCCCCGCCTCGACAAGCATACGTGTGTAATTTCTTGATCTCATAACTAGTATTCCTCCTCAAAAATATAAAAAACTGCTACAAAAAATATGCACCAGGATATCAGTCTCACTTCCCTACGCCAGTACTAACTGGATCAGGTTTGAAGGGTTGCTATTGCTCTCAGCCCGAAGGCACCCCTAGTGCAAATATTTACTTAACTACAACTTAACACGGTTTTGTGAAGTTGTCAACTAGTTGGGAGTCGTTCTCAGGTGAGTGTAAAGGGGATGAAAACAAAATGCAATATAATGCAATGAAATACCCTTCGGGTGTGATATATCGCTTTGCGATGTAAATAGTCGCTATACAACCATGATATAATATCCTTTCATATGCACTGGGCATATATCATACCGAAGGTATTTCATGTGTTTGCACATTTCACCCGGCCGTAGGACGGATATCATTGATGTAAATAAAAAAGAGGCCCATGGCCTCTTTCTTCACCTCTTCGGTACCTACAATACAAGCTCCCTTGCCGGTGGGGCGGTTCGAACAAAGTACGATCGAACTACATCATCCCCATGCCGCCCGGCATTCCGCCTGGCATTCCTGCTGGTGATTCTTCTTCTATGTCAGCGACTGCTGCTTCTGTTGTCAAGAACATCGCTGCAATAGATGCCGCGTTTTGTAGCGCGGACCTTGTCACTTTCGTCGGGTCGACGATTCCAGCTTCTTTCATGTTGACATACACGTTGTTGAGCGCGTCAAATCCGATACCGATCTCAGAGTTAAGTACTTTATCCACTATCACAGAACCTTCAAGACCTGCATTGTGTGCGATCTGTCTCACAGGTTCTTCTAGCGCTCGTCTGATGATAATCGCGCCTGTCTTTTCATCACCCATCAGTGTTTCGATCAGCGCTTCGACTTTGGCTACCGTATTGATATAAGCCGTTCCGCCACCTGGCACGATTCCTTCTTCAACAGCTGCACGAGTCGCGTTTAAGGCGTCTTCTATTCTAAGTTTCTTTTCTTTCATTTCAACTTCAGTCGCAGCACCTACTCTGACAACCGCTACACCACCTGAAAGCTTAGCCAGGCGTTCTTGTAGTTTTTCCCTATCGAAGTCTGAAGTTGCAGCCTCAATTTGAATTTTTATCTGTCTCACACGCTCCTGGATGACATCGTGGGCACCTTCACCGTTAACGATCGTCGTGCTGTCCTTATCGACTTTCACAAGGTGCGCGCGACCTAACATGTCTACTGTCGCTTCCTTTAGGTCATATCCAAGCTCAGTCGAAATCACTTGACCGCCTGTGACAATGGCGATATCTTCAAGCATCGCTTTTCTTCTGTCGCCAAATCCTGGTGCCTTGACGGCAACCACATCGAATGTACCGCGCAGCTTGTTCACTACGAGTGTCGCTAGCGCCTCGCCTTCGATATCTTCAGCGATGATCAGCAGTTTTCTGCCCTCTTGAACGATTTTCTCAAGGATCGGAAGTATCTCTTGGATGCTTGTGATTTTCTTATCTGTGATTAAAATATATGGTGATTCCAAAGAGGCAACCATTTTTTCATGGTCACTAGCCATGTAAGATGAAATATATCCTCTATCAAATTGCATACCCTCAACCACTTCAAGGTCAGTAGTCATGGTCTTTGATTCTTCAACAGTGATAACGCCTTCTGTTCCCACTTTTTCCATCGCTTCAGCAATCAGCTCTCCAATTTCTGAATCGGCAGCTGAAATGGAAGCGACATCGGCGATCGCCGATTTAGTGTCCACAGTCGCTGAGATATTCTTAATCTCCTCTACTGCCACCTTCACCGCTTTTTCAATGCCTTTTCTAAGAATCATAGGATTAGCGCCTGCAGCCACGTTTTTCAGGCCCTCGCGTACAATCGCCTGTGCAAGCAATGTCGCAGTTGTCGTACCGTCACCGGCGACATCGTTTGTTTTAGTAGCTACTTCTTTAACCAGCTGCGCGCCCATGTTTTCAAACTTATCTTCAAGTTCGATTTCTCTTGCGATCGTCACGCCGTCATTTGTGATAAGGGGCGATCCGAATTTTTTTTCAAGTATAACGTTTCTGCCCTTTGGTCCAAGTGTTACTTTTACTGTGTTCGCTAATTTATCAACGCCGATTTCCAGTCTTTTTCGCGCGTCTTCACTAAATAAAATTTCTTTTGCCATGTCAAAAACCTCCCTATTCTACAATTGCCAATATGTTTTCAACATCAATTACTGTATACGTATCGTTACCGATTTTCACATCAGATCCCGAGTATTGTTTAAAGATCACACGGTCACCGACACTTAATGGAAACTCAGCATCAGTATTAAGCGGTATTTCAACTACTTCGGCAATTTGTGGTTGTTCTTTTGCCTGTCCAGGTAAAACAATCCCGCTAGCTGTCTTTTCTTCTGCTTCAACGCGTTTGATTACTACTCTTTCTCCTAATGGTCTAATTTTCATGATGACCCTCCTTGTTTGATTTTAGCACTCTATAAAGACGAGTGCTAACTATACCAATATAAACTAAAAAAGGGATGATTTCAACCCCTTTTAATGCAATCATCATTCATCCATGCGTCACATGATGTCTTCCAGTATCAAAAACTGAAAAAACATGTTCATCATCGAGCGAATAATAAACTACTTTCCCTTCTTTCCTGTATTTCACCAACTTTTCCTGCTTTAAGATTCTCAGTTGATGTGAAATTGCCGATTGAGACATATCCAGTAGATTTGCCAAATCACAAACACATAATTCCTGTTCCTTTAATACACTGATAATCCTCAACCTGTTATAGTCGCCAAAGGCTTTAAAAAAGCTAGCTAGTCCCAGGTACTCGTCATTATCCAGCATATGCTTTCTCGCGGACTCGACCTTTTCAGGATGAATCACATCGCAATCACATATTTTCATTGAAGTTCCTTTCTGCTAATAGGTGTCCAATATCTCCTCTACCCACTGCATCGACTCAAAATAGACAGTTGGCAGTGATTGCTCGCTGAATGAGAGTTCATTGCAAAACTGATACATGCCAGTCCAGTCCGTCTGTTCATAACTTTTGACAAGTCCAAGCATATGACCTAGTTTGTTGATGTTCCCCTTTAAGGCACTGATGATGATATCGTCAAGCGGCAACTCGCTTAGCACATCGTCAAGCGACCTGTTCGTCATAATATCGATCAGCGATAAGAGACCAGTTAAAAAGGATTCATCGGCAAGCGACTTCAGACCAAGATGCTCAGCGAGCTTCTCCATCATTTTCCCTCGGATAAGGACCGTCCTGACCAGCTCGTCCGGCTTGTCCGCACTTACTTCTTGAAGCATCAGAAGCATCACCCATTTATTAAGCTCTTTGAGCCCCAGCATCACAAGCGCCTGACTGATCGTTTGAATTTTCGCGCTTCTGTAGAACGCCGCCGAATTGATGAGTTTTAACAACTTAAACGACAAGGACACATCGGATTCCACAACCTTCGACAACTTTTCATAATCAGGCGATTCGCTTGAAAGTTCCTGCATCAGCCTAAGGTATGAAGTCGAGATGGTCTTGATATCCGTCGTCTTTATCAGATCCGGTTTTGCAAAAAAGTAACCCTGAAAATAATGATAGCCTAGTCTTACCGCTTCGCGGTAATCGGTCATCGTCTCAACCTTTTCTGCCAGTAGTTTTACCGAGAACTGCTTGAGTCTCTCTGTCAGGACCAACCTATCCATAGGCGAGGTCATCATAAAATCTACTTTTACAATATCCGCATACTTCATGAGCGGCTCTGTGGGTCCATCAAGAACCATGTCGTCAAGAGCGATTGTATATCCCATCAGCTTGAATTTGATAATGGCATCAATCAGCTTATCAGTGACCGGCACATCTTCAAGCACTTCAACGACAAGCTTATCCTTATCGAAAAGAAGCGGAATTTCTTCAAGGATCAACTGATCGGTGAAGTTGATGAATGCCATTTTATTTGCAACAAGCTTTGAAAAATCAGTAACCATCATCGATTGGGTGATCACTTTCGACGTAGCCTGATTGCCATCAAAAAAAACACTGGTATTGAAACGGTCATCGCTTCTATATAACAATTCATAAGCAAATACATTAAGTTTTGTATCAAAAATAGGTTGTCTAGCTAAAAACTGTTCCATATTCCACCACCAGATCTATCGCTATCAATCATCAGTCATTTAACATCTATCCCATCCTATACCCAAAACCATGAGTTAAAATAAAATTTATCAGTTTAAAGTCAAAGAAAAGACCACAGCCATTGCGATGGCAGGCAAAAGATTTCCAACTCTGATTTTCATAATACCCAGCATGTTGATTCCAATCGCTATAATCAGCACACTTCCGACGGTTGAAATATCTGCGATAAGCACTTCGGTTAAAAACGGTTTCAAAAATCCCGCTCCGATGATGATACTACCTTGATAAAGGAGAACAGGAATCGCTGAGAAGGCTACTCCGATACCAAGAGTGCTCCCTAACAGGACACTGATCACGCCATCGATCAACCCCTTGGCGACAAGTACGCTGTGATCGTTATAAAGTCCGCTGTTCAAACTTCCTACAATCGCCATGGATCCAACACAAAAGAGTAGCGTCGCAGAGACAAAACCGCCAACAAAGCCATCCGACTTGATCGCAAATGTATCTTTGATCCATTGCGAAAAATTAGTCAGCCTATCCTCAATGCGCATCCATTCACCAAGAAGGGCTCCGCTTGCTAGCGACATCAGCATGATCAGCGGATTTGTCACCTTCAGCGCGCCCTGAAATCCGATAATCAGCACCCCAAGAGCCATGGCCTGAAGGATAAGGGTTTCAAAGCGCTCACTCACACGCCCTTTTAAGGCGATTCCCAAGCTTCCCCCTATGAGAATCGCAGCCGCATTTACAATATCACCAAACATGAAGTCACCTACTTCCTTTCAAGCTTTATGCTTCGCTCATAATAAAACATGTATTGTTGTACCAGGCCTCTTGCGACAGGAAACTTTCTTTCCAGCGCAAGCCTGATTTCTTTATCTCCACCTGCATCGATTCCCCATTTGTCCTTGGCAGCTTTTTTTATCCATGTATCTACAGGGAAAACTTCCCATCGGCCATAACCGAAAAGCGCGATACAGTCTGCCACCTTGCGGCCTACACCTTTTAGAAGCATCAGTTCTTTTACAAGCGCCTCGGTATCAAGCTCACACCAGTTTCGCCACTCTTTTGAAGCTGACAAATACTCGATGGTTTGTACAAAATAGGGCGCGCGGTAACCTACCCCCATCGCTCTAAAGTCACCTTCAGTAAGGTGTGTCACCTCTTCCACTGTCGGAAAAGCATAAACTTCCTCACCTTCCACAGTCCCAATGAGCCGTCCTGAGCAGATAGAAAGCTTATCAACAAAGTTACGGATTCTTGGAATATGATTGTTCGCGGACATGATGAAGGTCATGATCATCTCAAAGGGATCTTGCCTAAGTAGCCGTATGCCCCTGCCAAACTCGATTGAAGTTTTAAGGGTGGACTCCCGCTCAAGAATCGCATCGTTCGCGTCCTTATAAGACCTTTGCCCGTCCAGATAGGTGATCCAGTCCACCGGTTCTCCGATCATATTTTCTATCTGTACCGTACACTCATCAATCTGTACCATCTCACATAATCCATTCAAATGAACCACAAGAAACCTATTTTCTGCAAGCTCTTTCCACCGAAAGGATTGGCCGCTTTCATGAATTTTTTTTAAGTCGATTATGTCGCCAGTAAATCTAATCATCATGTCACCTCATAGATAAAAGTATACCTCAAGTACCTAAGGGTGTGAAGTAATTTAGAGATACGAAAGTCATCGTTCTTATCTTTTATAAGTAAAAACCGCCCTGGAGCGATTCATCACTCCAGAGCGGTCGATTTTAGGGTTATAGGAATTTCTCGATAATGAACTTGGCGATAAAGATTGCCGCTAGAACATAGGTTAATGTTGGAATATCTTTAGATTTTCCAGTAAATACTTTAACCACTACATACGACACGATACCAAAGATGATACCGTCTGCGATGGAGTAAGTGAAAGGCATCATGACAAATGTCAAGAAAGCTGGTAGGGCGTCTGAGAAATCATCCCATTTGATTTTAGCAACAGGAGCCATCATGAACATACCGACGATGATCAGCGCTGGAGCCGTAGCTGCCGCAGGAACAATTAAGAACAGCGGTGCAAAGAATAAAGCGA
Proteins encoded:
- a CDS encoding putative glycoside hydrolase codes for the protein MKKLMIVMMISVLLLTGCATNVAAEGASGQTDESQQVTQSDQDKSAEAEAARLEEERLKKEAEEAAAAEEKRLAEEAKRLEEEKAAKLLEIAEKTYYSKDLTYVYSDEAMTVESGMVLDHQTSVWVKGSILNEAGEVVAYQIEAIDGEAVEGFVNAARLFKTRQEQIKMSYDGVDYSAFEKTTYEKNPPVEVKAVYLTQATARNDNGRLDDLIKLANETEINAFVIDVKNDDGYLLFHSESAEKYLPQMNDKIAIKEIAPFIQKLKENDIYLIARIVTFKSPQYARTYPDRALHYLNSGALYSDRDKISWSTAYDRDLWEYVIGICEEAADVGFDEIQFDYVRFPATGAKLDKNLDFQNDLDESKTEAIHKFLSYAYERLSKKEVYITADVFGWAATSINDVGIGQHWESVTNVVDYIAPMMYPSHYGPNNFGLAVPDAQPYATIDASIKDAIMRNANLETPAKLRPWIQDFTARWVKGYIPYRADEVKAQIQALEDNGVYEYMLWNPGNVYSEDALRAEQED
- a CDS encoding nitroreductase family protein translates to MKMLKVIEKRRSVREYKEKALETKDVDTLNSLLKEIPQVVEGVNVKMTFVKEGQKFYSSMDGHAGYHGVMIQAPHYIVISSNESVHNLKACGYAGEWLVLNLTKEEIATCWVSANNAEDMIGEYIELPSGEQAVGIIAIGYAKHESRIGNIYGNADSGLSALKQLGYPHIDSEYLNNPVSGRMSIEDIVYMKTWGENATVEKLEELGYASVFFYMRLAPSSVNRQPWRFIIDRDQFVLAISREDGFEDDRMALLEAGIAMLYFEVAMHGEGYPGKWHFESVENKYSIPENYLLAGTYTFM
- a CDS encoding MBL fold metallo-hydrolase, coding for MKLFFHGAAGCVTGSNYRLVTEKQTLVIDCGLFQGSVTEEKLNYNPFDYDPATIDNMILTHAHIDHSGRIPKLVKDGFHGKIYCSKGTKDLAEILLLDAAKIQEADTEWENKKRKRAGLEPVEPLYHTDDAYNALSYFYPIPEGEPVTIDGGLTLELTPTGHLLGACSATLTVEGKRITFSGDLGTANPILLPAPKSMPPTDIAICETTYGNRIHPPSEKRIADLIEALTDTLSHGGTAIIPAFSVGRTQQILYDIYSHMKNNPNSEIAKYPIYVDSPLAIDATQIYLHHMDELKKEVKLNLMKNQSPFAPDNLTIVHDMKKSMALNSDVTPKLIISASGMCDAGRIRHHLKHYLWKPNTAIIFVGYQAEGSVGRAILEGEPQIDLLDEVVAIKARIYKLSGYSGHGDQTDLINWLKSTPKLEHIILTHGETDAIEAMRELVSPFAERIDTPQIGDEVELT
- a CDS encoding response regulator, which produces MARILIADDSAVIRKTLKRILIGAGHDVVEEAKNGVEAVELYAKSQPDMVTMDISMPIMSGIEAVKNIVNKYHDAKIIMISAIDEKNQVFEALECGAKHYIIKPFNENTVLKILDVVMDFSQGEGF
- a CDS encoding chemotaxis protein CheX, whose product is MPVMLRVENYCDASYVAFSSSKRFRSDMQLVKRFNHRPADAQMVKFHELDFSDIDIAGTDQRIDFYHDAHDAILKVEGQNAASGGHDCFSLLTEQASQIIRDEFGCEKFTLGAYKETTELILNQYNVLLITWSDAIRVAILSISEEMAVRIMDRILYEPIPESEKEVLLKASVSELINIVMGQSLKYFNEQNQVKLGTPLLIQAIDGARVISDLPVKQSECGSVSTHIKLIGINY
- a CDS encoding ECF transporter S component; translated protein: MNRNVNLNKLVKIAILSAIAFVVMFLETPPVFSSFLKFDFSDIVAVIGGFALGPIAGVVIQLIKNLLHLPLSQTSGVGELANFIVGSAFVYPAALVYAKQKNKKGAIMGLITGVISMVVIGVLANYFILLPFYAAMMGFTMEMVVDATNFMNPLVTNKLTFLIFAIAPFNLIKGSIVSVVTLLVYKRVSGFLNKQK
- the tpx gene encoding thiol peroxidase is translated as MMNITFGGNTVTVKQAAAVGQKAPNFTATAQDLSPFDFYSKTDNKVKVISVAPSIDTGVCSLQTQRFNEEAGKLKEDVQIVTITVDLPFAQKRFCAAEGVENIDVVSDYQNRDFGSKYGFMIEEFKLLSRGVVVVDRDNTIKYVEYVNEVTNHPDYDKALEAIQALI
- the thiT gene encoding energy-coupled thiamine transporter ThiT, whose protein sequence is MRSRNYTRMLVEAGIMIGLAYVLNLVKVFEMPQGGSVTAGSMIPILIFAFRWGIGPGFLAGGVFGLLQLALGGYIATPVQALLDYPIAFAVLGLAGLFATSKEVKITGAFSGIILAMVARFAAHVVSGAVFFAEYAPEGINPWIYSMTYNGGYMGVEALISFVVIVVLAKSIKREMLLQA